The Mucilaginibacter sp. PAMB04168 genome contains the following window.
TTCCATTATGGTTTCAACACGTTCCTGCTTTGTATCCTCGGGCACGTCGTCAATTAAATTATGGGCATGGGTTTTTTCCTCGTGCGAGTAGGTAAAGCAGCCCAGTCTGTCAAAACGGGTTCCTTCCACCCAGTCATACATTTCTTCAAAATCCTGCAAGGTTTCGCCGGGGTAACCGGTGATGAGCGTGGTACGCAAAGCAATGCCCGGTACTTTATCACGTATGGTATTTACAAGGTCGATGGTTTTTTGCTTAGTAATGCCACGGCGCATCGACTTCAGCATGTTATCGCTGATGTGCTGCAGCGGCATATCCAGGTATTTGCAAATATTGCTGCGCTCGTTCATGGCATCCAGTATCTCCATTGGGAAGCCCGAAGGGTAGGCGTACTGCAGGCGTATCCATTCAATGCCATCCACATCGCTCAGGCGGCGCATAAGTTCATCCAGGTTACGTTTGCCATAAAGGTCGAGGCCGTAATAGGTTAAATCCTGTGCAATCAGGATCAGTTCGCGCGTGCCTTGTTTAGCCAGGGTTTTAGCCTGATTAACCAGTTGCTCCATTGGAGTACTTACGTGCTTGCCGCGCATGAGCGGGATAGCGCAAAATGAGCATGGGCGGTTACAGCCTTCAGCTATTTTAAAGTAAGCAAAATGCGATGGAGTGGTGAGCAAGCGCTCGCCTAATAGTTCGTATTTATAATTAGCGCCGATGGTTTGCAGTACATCCTGCAGATTATTGGTGCCAAAATAAGCGTCAACGTTAGGAATCTCGGCTTCAAGCTCGGGCTTGTACCGTTCTGATAAACAGCCTGTAACTATTACTTTGCCTATTTTACCCTGCTCTTTCAGTTCACTGTATTGCAGAATAGTGTCAATTGACTCCTGCTTGGCATTATCAATAAAGCCGCAGGTGTTAATCACTACAATATCATTACTGTTCACGTTTTCGGCCTCGTGCACTACATCAAACAGCTGACCTTTCAGCTGGCCCATCAGCACTTCGGAGTCGTATATATTTTTAGAGCAGCCCAAAGTAACCACGTTTACACGGGGCTTGGCAGTTAAAATGGGTTGAGGAATTACTTTTGTCTTCATTTACGCTACGCTTATCTATCTCCACTTCTGTTATTTCGAGGCTAATAAGAAATCTTTTCTAAGCGATTTAAATACGCGTTTGAAAAGAGCTCTCCCTATTATTCGAGATAACATCATTCATTTTATCTTATATTTTATTAAACAGGCTATCTACAAAGGCTTTGCGGTCAAACAGCTGCAAATCGTTCATGCCTTCGCCTACACCTATATATTTTACTGGAATTTTAAACTGATCGGATATGCCGATAACTACACCGCCCTTGGCCGTACCATCAAGCTTGGTAAGTGCGAGGGCATTTACCGCCGTGGCTTCGGTGAACTGCTTACATTGTTCAATGGCGTTTTGGCCGGTTGAGGCGTCCAGCACCAGCAATATCTCGTGCGGTGCACCGGGTATTACCTTCTCCATTACGTTTTTTATCTTGGTAAGCTCATTCATTAAGCCTACTTTGTTATGTAAACGACCGGCAGTATCAATA
Protein-coding sequences here:
- the rimO gene encoding 30S ribosomal protein S12 methylthiotransferase RimO codes for the protein MKTKVIPQPILTAKPRVNVVTLGCSKNIYDSEVLMGQLKGQLFDVVHEAENVNSNDIVVINTCGFIDNAKQESIDTILQYSELKEQGKIGKVIVTGCLSERYKPELEAEIPNVDAYFGTNNLQDVLQTIGANYKYELLGERLLTTPSHFAYFKIAEGCNRPCSFCAIPLMRGKHVSTPMEQLVNQAKTLAKQGTRELILIAQDLTYYGLDLYGKRNLDELMRRLSDVDGIEWIRLQYAYPSGFPMEILDAMNERSNICKYLDMPLQHISDNMLKSMRRGITKQKTIDLVNTIRDKVPGIALRTTLITGYPGETLQDFEEMYDWVEGTRFDRLGCFTYSHEEKTHAHNLIDDVPEDTKQERVETIMELQQGISYEKNQDKVGNTYKVLIDKIDNGYLTGRTEFDSPEVDNEVLIDATQQYATVGSFVNVKIDSAEDFDLYGQIVK